A single Tenacibaculum sp. Bg11-29 DNA region contains:
- a CDS encoding ImmA/IrrE family metallo-endopeptidase gives MKLNIIKTSIAFTTLVLTMYSCQKNEETIPSETQNLISTTHLKEENLIGAASATPFNTGYYGGYKTYKMQYGQSYIEWAIPNLKWFFGVNPTVYNWRGANTNNMLAYSNPNRVFIGETWWNSMLSNYDAYAAKSIIAHEFGHILQYDNNWYWSSGKNQEIGADFFAGYWLASNTGQNITWQEASISFRNFGAIGNGISHGSSTERQAAAKLGYYTGFYANTKGFLGWDKVYKLLVRYWSYIGQGKYWYDGSGYYRTSKSSKAKELYKDLSSKEAEFLEFMMHNFNEILDIKNGKVSKKQFAKFNLKKVVNQ, from the coding sequence ATGAAACTTAACATAATTAAAACTTCAATTGCATTTACTACATTAGTATTAACAATGTATTCTTGTCAAAAAAATGAAGAAACGATTCCATCAGAAACACAAAATTTAATATCAACAACACATTTAAAAGAAGAAAACCTAATAGGTGCTGCTTCGGCTACTCCATTTAACACAGGTTATTATGGAGGCTACAAAACATACAAAATGCAATACGGACAGAGCTACATAGAATGGGCTATTCCTAATCTAAAATGGTTTTTTGGTGTAAATCCTACTGTTTATAATTGGAGAGGTGCAAATACTAATAACATGCTCGCATATTCTAACCCTAATCGAGTTTTTATTGGAGAAACTTGGTGGAATAGTATGTTATCAAACTACGATGCTTATGCCGCTAAATCAATTATTGCACACGAGTTTGGTCACATATTACAATATGATAACAATTGGTATTGGTCTAGTGGTAAAAACCAAGAAATTGGGGCTGATTTTTTCGCTGGTTACTGGCTAGCTAGTAATACCGGGCAAAATATTACTTGGCAAGAAGCTTCAATCTCTTTCAGAAATTTTGGCGCTATTGGTAATGGAATTTCCCATGGTTCTTCTACAGAAAGACAAGCCGCGGCTAAATTAGGATACTACACTGGTTTTTATGCCAATACTAAAGGTTTTTTAGGTTGGGATAAAGTATACAAATTATTAGTTCGTTATTGGAGCTACATTGGTCAAGGTAAATATTGGTATGATGGCTCTGGTTATTACAGAACTAGTAAAAGTAGCAAGGCTAAAGAATTATATAAAGATCTTTCTAGTAAAGAAGCTGAATTTCTTGAATTTATGATGCATAATTTTAATGAAATTTTAGATATTAAAAACGGTAAAGTTTCAAAAAAACAATTTGCTAAATTTAATTTAAAGAAGGTTGTTAACCAATAG
- a CDS encoding M12 family metallopeptidase has protein sequence MKKLNLTKLVLATAVSLLLYNCESNSEEVVEVEPVAAAEVASMCFSDIMNAEGDKARGVSTPSKHWVNGQTIRVKFLGGSTRFQAKVKEYASEWEKYANIKFQWVSPNSPADVKVYIGGDRHWSALGTDSKARNHSMNLGYHDNGGPIPYGLRGTTIHEFGHALGLSHEHQNPLAGIKWNKPVVYEEYARPPNNWSKATVDFNIFGQLRKNSSKYSEYDPKSIMHYTVLQRHTLDNFSVGNNNVLSAIDKKFIAEVYPRGANNTGGGNICKGVANYNGSTSYSVGDKVIFKGNVFERTRNDWTNLGACAN, from the coding sequence ATGAAAAAATTAAATTTAACTAAACTAGTTTTAGCAACAGCAGTTTCGCTTTTACTCTATAACTGTGAAAGTAATTCTGAAGAAGTTGTAGAAGTTGAACCTGTTGCAGCAGCAGAAGTAGCTTCTATGTGTTTCTCTGATATTATGAATGCAGAAGGAGATAAAGCAAGAGGTGTAAGTACTCCATCAAAGCATTGGGTAAACGGTCAAACGATTCGAGTAAAATTTTTAGGCGGAAGTACTAGGTTTCAAGCTAAGGTGAAAGAATACGCATCAGAATGGGAAAAATATGCAAACATTAAATTTCAATGGGTGTCACCAAATAGTCCTGCGGATGTTAAGGTTTATATTGGCGGAGATAGACATTGGTCTGCTTTAGGAACTGATTCTAAGGCGCGTAACCATTCTATGAATTTAGGCTATCATGATAATGGAGGCCCTATTCCTTATGGGTTAAGAGGTACTACAATTCATGAATTTGGGCATGCACTTGGTTTAAGTCATGAGCATCAAAACCCTCTTGCAGGAATTAAATGGAATAAACCAGTAGTGTATGAAGAGTATGCAAGACCTCCAAATAACTGGAGTAAAGCAACGGTAGATTTTAATATATTTGGACAGCTTAGAAAAAATTCATCGAAATATAGTGAATATGATCCAAAATCAATAATGCACTATACTGTACTTCAAAGACATACTCTTGATAATTTTTCTGTGGGAAATAATAATGTGTTATCTGCAATTGATAAAAAATTTATTGCTGAAGTATACCCTAGAGGAGCTAATAATACAGGTGGAGGTAACATTTGTAAAGGAGTTGCTAACTATAATGGTAGTACTTCTTATTCTGTAGGAGACAAAGTAATCTTTAAAGGAAATGTCTTTGAAAGAACACGTAATGACTGGACTAATCTTGGGGCTTGTGCTAATTAA
- a CDS encoding M12 family metallopeptidase — MKKLNLTKLVLATAVSLLLYNCESNSEEVVEVEPVAAAEVASMCFSDIKNAEGNKSRAVSLPSTHWVNGQTIRVKFLSGTTRFQAKVKEYASEWEKYANIKFKWVSSNSPADIKIHIRGDKHWSNFGTDSKRSQHSMNLGYQDNGGSIPYSFKRTVIHEFGHALGLDHEHKNPLAGIKWNKPQVYKDYAAWYKWTKAMVDFNVFEQLNKNSSKYSEYDPKSIMHYTVNSRHTLDGFSVGNNTKLSAIDKKFISEVYPRGASNTSGGNICKGVANYNGSTSYSVGDKVIHKGYVFKRTLNDWTNLGACAN; from the coding sequence ATGAAAAAATTAAATTTAACTAAACTAGTTTTAGCAACAGCAGTTTCGCTTTTACTCTACAACTGTGAAAGTAATTCTGAAGAAGTTGTAGAAGTTGAACCTGTTGCAGCTGCAGAAGTAGCTTCTATGTGTTTCTCTGATATCAAGAACGCTGAAGGAAATAAATCAAGAGCTGTAAGTCTTCCATCAACGCATTGGGTTAACGGTCAAACGATTCGAGTGAAATTTTTAAGTGGAACTACTAGGTTCCAAGCTAAGGTGAAAGAATACGCATCAGAATGGGAAAAATATGCAAATATTAAATTTAAATGGGTATCATCAAATAGTCCTGCAGATATTAAGATTCATATTAGAGGGGATAAACATTGGTCTAATTTTGGGACTGATTCTAAGCGTTCTCAACATTCTATGAATTTAGGGTATCAAGATAATGGCGGATCTATTCCTTATAGCTTTAAACGTACTGTAATTCATGAATTCGGACATGCGCTTGGTTTAGATCATGAACATAAAAACCCTCTTGCAGGAATTAAGTGGAATAAACCACAAGTGTATAAGGATTATGCAGCTTGGTATAAATGGACTAAAGCAATGGTAGATTTTAATGTATTTGAACAGCTTAACAAAAATTCATCTAAATATAGTGAATATGATCCAAAATCAATAATGCATTATACTGTAAACTCAAGACATACTCTTGATGGTTTTTCTGTAGGAAATAATACCAAGTTATCTGCAATTGATAAAAAATTTATTTCTGAAGTATACCCTAGAGGAGCTAGTAATACAAGTGGAGGTAATATTTGTAAGGGAGTTGCTAACTATAATGGTAGTACTTCTTATTCTGTAGGAGACAAAGTAATCCATAAAGGATATGTCTTCAAAAGAACACTTAATGATTGGACTAATCTTGGGGCTTGTGCTAATTAA
- a CDS encoding OsmC family protein, whose translation MINGLNLEALGAYKATVEQDAKNGMYNGGIKATWMGGTKVGVKTNNLTLGDETIPHDFSFTVDEPAQLLGAHSAPTPQDYVLGGLSGCMMVTFVAMCSMKSIELESVTLDIKSGLDLQGFLGVNETSPVGFDAIEYAFTVKGNGTKAQYQEAADEVIKFSPNYATMANKVKMIATLNIM comes from the coding sequence ATGATTAACGGATTAAATTTAGAAGCGCTAGGAGCTTACAAGGCAACTGTAGAACAAGATGCAAAAAACGGAATGTATAATGGTGGTATTAAAGCTACTTGGATGGGAGGCACTAAAGTAGGTGTTAAAACAAACAACCTTACTTTAGGTGATGAAACGATTCCTCATGACTTTTCATTTACTGTTGATGAACCAGCTCAATTGCTAGGGGCGCACTCAGCACCAACACCTCAAGATTACGTGTTAGGAGGATTATCAGGATGTATGATGGTAACTTTCGTAGCAATGTGTTCAATGAAGAGCATTGAATTAGAGTCTGTTACTTTAGATATTAAATCAGGATTAGACTTGCAAGGTTTTTTGGGTGTTAACGAAACATCTCCTGTAGGTTTTGATGCTATTGAGTATGCATTTACTGTAAAAGGAAATGGTACAAAAGCACAATATCAAGAAGCCGCAGATGAGGTAATTAAGTTTTCACCTAATTATGCAACGATGGCTAATAAAGTGAAGATGATAGCAACTTTAAATATTATGTAA
- a CDS encoding DsbA family protein, which produces MTITVWSDIRCPFCYIAKRKLEKAISQFKHKEEVVVEWKSFELDPRLETNTKINTIDYYVSKGAGRQQMTDLFSNATRMAKEVGITFNLNEIIVANSFKAHKLVHVAKTINKQNEAKELLLKAYFTDGENIDDANVLLKIGEDLGFSKEDLEDKLKDKSLEVRIREDQELAKEVGVSGVPFFVFNNKQALSGAQSEETFLEMIKKTY; this is translated from the coding sequence ATGACAATTACAGTTTGGTCAGATATAAGATGTCCTTTTTGTTACATCGCAAAGAGAAAGTTAGAAAAAGCAATTTCACAGTTTAAACATAAAGAAGAGGTTGTGGTGGAATGGAAAAGTTTTGAGTTAGATCCTAGATTAGAAACGAATACCAAAATAAATACAATAGATTATTATGTGAGTAAAGGGGCTGGTAGGCAGCAAATGACAGATTTGTTTTCTAATGCAACAAGAATGGCTAAAGAAGTAGGGATCACTTTTAATTTAAACGAGATTATAGTAGCTAATTCTTTTAAAGCACACAAATTAGTGCATGTTGCTAAAACAATTAATAAGCAAAACGAAGCAAAAGAATTATTGTTGAAAGCTTATTTTACTGATGGTGAGAATATTGATGATGCTAATGTTTTATTAAAAATAGGAGAAGATTTAGGTTTTTCAAAAGAAGATTTGGAAGATAAATTGAAAGATAAGAGTTTAGAAGTTCGTATACGTGAAGATCAGGAATTAGCAAAAGAAGTTGGGGTTTCTGGTGTTCCTTTTTTTGTGTTTAACAACAAGCAAGCACTTTCTGGAGCTCAATCTGAAGAAACTTTTTTAGAAATGATTAAGAAAACATATTAA
- a CDS encoding YgiQ family radical SAM protein — protein MRIRRVSDWLPTTNKEVKLRGWEELDVILFSGDAYVDHPSFGPAVIGRILESYGLRIAIVPQPSVNDNLQDFEKLGKPRLFFGVTGGCMDPMVSNYTASKRRRDKDAYTPNGDKGFRPDYATSVYSKILKEKFPDTPILIGGIEASLRRVTHYDYWSDKLLPSILETSKADMLVYGMGEQPLREIVELLQKGVPFSSLKTIKQTAVFVEEGEDIPKNKNWEDIEINSHEACLKDKKTFASNFKVIEQESNKLNARRIFQQVGDKRLMINPPYPTMTEKEIDGSFDLPFTRLPHPKYHKRGPIPAFEMIKFSINIHRGCFGGCSFCTISAHQGKFIASRSKESVLREVDKVAEMDDFKGYLSDIGGPSANMYKMKGKIQSICDKCVAPSCISPVICSNLDTSHKPLTELYQAVDKHPKIKKSFIGSGIRHDMLVPEFNKNADPKELDAYTEEVMTNHISGRLKVAPEHTSDPVLKLMRKPSFKYFHMFKERFDRINIKKKLKLQLIPYFISNHPACEKEDMANLAAETKEMGFQLEQVQGFTPTPMTVATVIYYSGYHPYTLKPTKTPKTAKEKEDQHKFFFWYKKENKDWIRNTLNKVGRQDLLKVLLPENNSWKKNNAAKDAKNTFDDAVPFNQRKSKNYRASKADIKEGQNNNGSKTEERESKKYSAPKNKRRRR, from the coding sequence ATGAGAATAAGACGAGTTTCAGATTGGTTACCGACTACAAATAAGGAGGTTAAGTTAAGAGGATGGGAAGAATTAGATGTAATTCTTTTTAGTGGAGATGCATATGTAGATCACCCATCATTTGGTCCTGCAGTAATAGGGCGTATACTAGAAAGTTATGGGTTGCGTATCGCAATTGTACCACAACCTAGTGTAAATGATAATTTACAAGATTTCGAGAAGTTAGGGAAACCACGTTTGTTTTTTGGAGTTACTGGCGGGTGTATGGATCCTATGGTGAGTAATTACACGGCTAGTAAACGTCGTCGTGATAAAGACGCATACACACCAAATGGTGATAAAGGGTTTAGACCTGATTATGCGACATCAGTATATTCAAAAATATTAAAAGAAAAATTTCCTGATACACCAATTTTAATTGGAGGTATAGAAGCTTCGTTACGTCGTGTTACACATTACGATTATTGGTCTGACAAATTATTACCATCGATTTTAGAAACATCTAAAGCAGATATGTTGGTGTACGGAATGGGAGAGCAGCCTTTACGAGAAATTGTAGAGTTGTTACAAAAAGGAGTTCCGTTTTCGAGTTTAAAAACGATTAAACAAACAGCTGTTTTTGTTGAGGAAGGAGAGGATATTCCTAAAAATAAAAATTGGGAAGACATAGAAATCAATTCTCATGAAGCTTGTTTAAAGGATAAAAAAACATTTGCGTCTAACTTTAAAGTAATAGAGCAAGAATCAAACAAGTTAAATGCGCGACGTATTTTTCAGCAAGTAGGAGATAAGCGATTGATGATAAATCCTCCATATCCTACAATGACTGAAAAGGAAATAGACGGATCTTTCGATTTACCTTTTACACGTTTGCCGCATCCTAAATATCATAAGCGAGGACCAATTCCTGCTTTTGAAATGATAAAATTTTCTATTAACATTCACCGTGGATGTTTTGGAGGCTGTAGTTTTTGTACAATTTCTGCACACCAAGGAAAATTTATAGCAAGTCGTAGTAAAGAATCTGTTTTAAGAGAGGTAGATAAGGTTGCTGAGATGGATGATTTTAAAGGATATTTATCTGATATTGGTGGGCCATCTGCGAATATGTATAAGATGAAAGGTAAAATACAATCTATTTGTGATAAATGTGTTGCTCCGTCTTGTATTTCACCTGTAATTTGTAGTAATTTAGATACTTCACATAAGCCATTAACAGAATTATATCAAGCAGTTGATAAGCATCCGAAAATAAAGAAATCGTTTATTGGAAGTGGAATTCGACATGATATGTTGGTGCCAGAGTTTAATAAAAATGCAGATCCGAAAGAATTAGATGCCTATACCGAAGAGGTAATGACAAATCACATTTCTGGACGATTAAAAGTAGCGCCAGAACATACTTCTGATCCTGTTTTAAAGTTAATGCGTAAGCCGTCATTTAAATATTTTCACATGTTTAAAGAACGATTTGACCGTATTAATATAAAGAAAAAATTAAAGCTTCAACTAATACCTTATTTTATCTCTAATCACCCAGCGTGTGAAAAAGAGGATATGGCAAATTTAGCAGCCGAAACAAAAGAAATGGGTTTTCAGTTAGAGCAAGTACAGGGATTTACGCCAACACCAATGACAGTTGCTACGGTAATTTATTATAGTGGATATCATCCATATACTTTAAAGCCAACTAAAACACCTAAGACAGCTAAAGAAAAAGAAGATCAACACAAGTTTTTCTTTTGGTATAAAAAAGAGAACAAAGATTGGATTCGTAACACGCTTAATAAAGTAGGAAGACAAGATTTATTAAAAGTTTTGTTACCTGAAAACAATTCTTGGAAAAAGAATAATGCTGCAAAAGATGCTAAAAATACTTTTGATGATGCTGTTCCTTTTAATCAACGTAAAAGTAAAAATTATAGAGCTTCTAAAGCTGACATAAAAGAAGGGCAGAATAATAACGGTTCTAAAACTGAGGAAAGAGAAAGTAAAAAATATAGCGCTCCTAAAAATAAAAGAAGAAGAAGGTAA
- a CDS encoding peptidase M61: MRKILLGIASLALLASCATYKTVKNTKQTVAVEINLNTVVNDKVMVEVNPQKIKEETLVYNIPAIVPGTYAMSNYGKFVSDFKAFDYKGKELATKKLNENSWQINNAKSMDKISYWIDDTFDSKKEHKIYVMAGTNIEEGKNFLLNLPGFIGYFNGKKELPYEISITHPTNLYETSSLINKNTTKTDNSKDIFLAPRYDEISDNPIMYAPLNNVNFTVNGIDVNLAIYSPNNKHKAADLKEALKTMMTAQTNFLKGFETTNEYNVLVYLFDPEIYKFQGYGALEHRSSTTVVYPETMSKEQFASNMINGTISHEFFHIVSPLSVHSEEIHSFDFNKANMSEHLWMYEGMTEYFANLFQVNQGLISEDEFVSEMNTKIGSSLRFNDAMSFTKMSKNILDPEYAKNYGNVYQKGALIGMCLDIILREESKGTYGVRNMMLDLSKKYGKNSAFKDENIIAEIVKMTYPSVGEFFKTHVQGATPINYTSFFNKVGVKSETKTEKSAYFIDAKGQPFISVNSDKKIFFTIKTNSALTALGIIAGDILESVNGEKISLANIRPIIGKTMQWKAGDKITIEVTRDGKLIQASGNYVQPTSESTGLVIEKLPATNPKVILRNAWLKN, from the coding sequence ATGAGAAAAATATTATTAGGAATTGCTTCTTTAGCTTTATTAGCAAGCTGTGCTACTTACAAAACAGTTAAGAACACCAAACAAACTGTAGCAGTAGAAATCAACCTAAATACTGTTGTTAACGACAAAGTAATGGTTGAGGTTAATCCACAAAAAATTAAAGAAGAGACCTTAGTATACAATATTCCTGCAATTGTACCAGGAACGTATGCAATGAGTAATTACGGAAAATTTGTTTCTGACTTTAAAGCTTTTGATTATAAAGGTAAAGAATTAGCTACTAAAAAGTTAAACGAAAACTCTTGGCAAATTAACAATGCAAAGAGTATGGATAAAATTTCTTATTGGATTGATGATACTTTCGATTCTAAGAAAGAGCATAAAATTTATGTAATGGCAGGTACAAATATTGAAGAAGGTAAAAACTTCTTATTAAACTTACCTGGTTTTATTGGTTACTTTAATGGTAAAAAAGAATTGCCTTATGAAATTTCTATAACGCACCCTACCAACTTATATGAAACTTCTTCTTTAATTAATAAGAACACTACAAAAACGGATAATAGTAAAGATATATTCTTAGCGCCTAGGTATGATGAAATTTCTGACAACCCAATTATGTATGCGCCATTGAATAATGTTAATTTCACTGTAAACGGAATTGATGTTAATTTAGCAATCTATTCTCCAAACAACAAGCATAAAGCAGCAGATTTAAAGGAGGCTTTAAAAACAATGATGACTGCTCAAACGAATTTCTTAAAAGGTTTTGAGACTACAAACGAATACAACGTTTTGGTTTATTTATTTGATCCTGAAATCTATAAATTTCAAGGTTATGGAGCTTTAGAGCACAGATCGTCTACGACTGTTGTGTATCCTGAAACAATGAGCAAAGAACAGTTTGCTAGTAATATGATTAACGGAACGATATCTCATGAGTTTTTTCATATAGTTTCGCCATTATCTGTACACTCAGAAGAAATTCACTCGTTTGATTTTAACAAAGCAAACATGTCTGAACATTTATGGATGTATGAAGGAATGACTGAATATTTTGCTAATCTCTTTCAGGTAAATCAAGGATTAATCTCTGAAGATGAATTTGTTAGTGAAATGAATACTAAAATTGGATCTTCATTACGTTTTAACGATGCGATGTCTTTTACTAAAATGAGTAAAAACATATTAGATCCTGAATATGCTAAAAACTATGGTAATGTTTATCAGAAAGGAGCATTAATAGGTATGTGTTTAGATATTATTTTAAGAGAAGAAAGTAAAGGTACTTACGGTGTAAGAAATATGATGTTAGATTTATCTAAAAAATACGGAAAAAACAGCGCTTTTAAAGATGAGAATATTATTGCTGAAATTGTAAAAATGACTTACCCTTCGGTTGGTGAATTCTTTAAAACTCATGTACAAGGAGCTACACCAATTAACTACACTTCTTTTTTTAACAAAGTTGGGGTAAAGAGCGAAACAAAAACTGAAAAATCAGCTTATTTTATTGATGCTAAAGGACAACCTTTTATATCTGTAAATAGTGATAAAAAGATATTCTTTACTATAAAAACTAATTCAGCTTTAACAGCTTTAGGAATTATAGCAGGTGATATTTTAGAGTCTGTAAATGGTGAAAAAATATCTTTAGCTAACATTCGCCCTATTATAGGAAAAACAATGCAATGGAAAGCTGGTGACAAAATAACAATAGAGGTTACTAGAGACGGCAAGTTAATACAAGCATCAGGAAACTATGTACAACCAACTAGTGAAAGTACTGGTTTAGTAATAGAAAAATTACCTGCAACCAACCCTAAAGTAATCTTAAGAAATGCTTGGTTAAAAAATTAA
- a CDS encoding energy transducer TonB encodes MKRLAVIGILVIIGSFTAFSFIDKSEIKKECLAITNSSSKSIDLNINDTPKVTLNYFVRGASNRTITKSKLSKAKTLEDIVAHFPSNWIGEYVLVEIYRITKNSEIKILGKDITLNKKQITLFKNANTGDDILVRVVYKSKNSLTNSTNTNETNILLTVVPEVAASFIDDNNTLKEYLVENSSQEIINWQFKPMQNATAYFIVNEEGKVTDVNITKSTGIKSVDASIKELLYKMPRWSPAKNTEGETVNQQFELVIGGDGC; translated from the coding sequence ATGAAAAGATTAGCGGTTATAGGAATTTTAGTAATTATAGGAAGTTTTACAGCTTTTAGTTTTATAGATAAAAGTGAAATAAAAAAAGAATGTTTAGCTATTACAAATTCTAGTAGCAAGAGTATAGACCTAAATATTAATGATACACCCAAAGTAACACTTAATTATTTTGTAAGAGGAGCAAGTAATAGAACGATAACAAAAAGTAAATTAAGTAAAGCTAAAACCTTAGAAGACATTGTAGCACATTTTCCTTCTAATTGGATAGGGGAGTATGTTTTAGTAGAAATATATAGAATAACAAAGAACAGCGAAATTAAAATTTTAGGTAAAGATATTACTTTAAATAAAAAACAAATAACGCTCTTTAAAAATGCAAATACTGGTGATGATATACTCGTTAGAGTTGTGTATAAAAGCAAAAATTCATTAACAAATAGTACGAATACGAATGAAACAAATATACTGTTAACAGTTGTTCCTGAAGTTGCAGCAAGCTTTATTGATGATAATAACACATTAAAAGAATATCTAGTTGAAAATAGTAGCCAAGAAATAATAAACTGGCAATTTAAACCAATGCAAAATGCTACGGCATACTTTATAGTAAATGAAGAAGGTAAGGTTACCGATGTAAATATTACAAAATCTACAGGTATTAAATCAGTAGATGCTTCAATAAAAGAATTACTATATAAGATGCCTAGATGGTCACCTGCAAAAAACACAGAAGGAGAAACAGTTAACCAACAATTTGAATTAGTTATTGGTGGCGATGGTTGTTAG
- a CDS encoding MarC family protein produces MADFIAFGILSFTSFFTLINPFGTMPIFMTMTAELDSCHRTKTAKKASIVSFITIVIFAYSGQLLFNFFGISVHSFRIVGGVIFFLMGMDMLQARLGKVKVNSAEVKTYVDDISITPLAIPMICGPGALTNAIVMMEDADSIEKKITLIIAVFLVMLLTYLILYSSSKIIKVLGQTGINVMMRLMGLIVMVIAVEFFFAGLKPIILDILK; encoded by the coding sequence ATGGCAGATTTTATAGCTTTTGGAATATTAAGTTTCACTTCCTTTTTTACATTAATAAACCCTTTTGGAACGATGCCAATTTTTATGACAATGACAGCTGAATTGGACAGTTGTCATAGAACGAAAACAGCTAAAAAAGCTTCAATTGTTTCATTTATTACCATTGTTATTTTTGCTTATTCAGGTCAGTTATTATTTAACTTTTTTGGTATTTCAGTACATAGCTTTAGAATCGTTGGTGGTGTTATTTTTTTCTTAATGGGAATGGATATGTTGCAAGCACGATTAGGTAAAGTGAAAGTGAATAGTGCTGAGGTTAAAACGTATGTAGATGATATTTCAATAACACCACTTGCAATACCTATGATTTGTGGGCCAGGAGCATTAACAAACGCAATTGTTATGATGGAAGATGCAGATTCAATTGAAAAAAAAATCACATTAATTATAGCCGTTTTTTTAGTGATGCTTTTAACGTATTTGATTCTTTATAGTTCATCAAAAATAATTAAAGTACTAGGGCAAACAGGTATTAATGTTATGATGCGTTTAATGGGGTTAATTGTTATGGTTATTGCAGTTGAATTCTTTTTTGCAGGGCTAAAGCCAATAATACTCGATATTTTAAAATAA
- a CDS encoding M12 family metallopeptidase, with translation MKKLNLTKLVLATAVSLLLYNCESNSEEIVEVAPVAGVEVVSMCLSDVKNAEGDKARGVSTPTKHWVNGQTIRVKFLNGTTRFQSKVKEYASEWEKYANIKFQWVSSNSQADIKIKFDANGGHWSNLGTDSKDYSHSMNLGYEDNGSSTYGFRSTTIHEFGHALGLNHEHRNPNAGIKWNKPVVYNYYAAPPNNWSKATVDSNIFAQLDRNSSNYSQYDPKSIMHYPVNASHTLDGFSVGNNNKLSAIDKEYISEVYPGGANTGGGNICKGVANYNGNISYSVGDKVIFKGYVFKRTRNDWTNLGACAN, from the coding sequence ATGAAAAAATTAAATTTAACTAAACTAGTTTTAGCAACAGCCGTTTCGCTTTTACTTTATAACTGTGAAAGCAATTCTGAAGAAATTGTAGAAGTTGCGCCTGTTGCAGGTGTAGAAGTGGTTTCTATGTGTTTATCTGATGTAAAGAATGCAGAAGGAGATAAAGCAAGAGGTGTAAGTACTCCAACAAAGCATTGGGTAAACGGTCAAACGATTCGAGTGAAATTTTTAAACGGAACTACTAGGTTTCAATCTAAGGTGAAAGAATACGCATCAGAATGGGAAAAATATGCAAACATTAAATTTCAATGGGTATCATCAAATAGTCAGGCGGATATTAAGATTAAATTTGACGCGAATGGAGGACATTGGTCTAATTTAGGAACTGATTCTAAGGATTATAGTCATTCTATGAATTTAGGGTATGAAGATAATGGCTCTAGTACTTATGGGTTTAGAAGTACTACAATTCATGAATTCGGTCATGCACTTGGTTTAAATCATGAACACCGAAACCCTAATGCAGGAATTAAGTGGAATAAACCTGTAGTATATAATTATTATGCAGCGCCTCCTAATAACTGGAGTAAAGCAACGGTAGATTCTAATATATTTGCACAGCTTGACAGAAATTCATCGAATTATAGTCAATATGATCCAAAATCAATAATGCACTATCCTGTAAATGCAAGCCATACTCTTGATGGTTTTTCTGTAGGAAATAATAATAAGTTATCTGCAATTGATAAAGAGTATATTTCAGAAGTATACCCTGGTGGAGCTAATACTGGTGGAGGTAACATTTGTAAAGGAGTTGCTAACTATAATGGTAATATTTCTTATTCTGTAGGAGACAAAGTAATCTTTAAAGGATATGTCTTCAAAAGAACACGTAATGACTGGACTAATCTTGGGGCTTGTGCTAATTAA
- a CDS encoding GNAT family N-acetyltransferase — protein MKNTTQTFKEINASETLPIRHKVMWPNKPLEYVELPNDANGKHFGLFVNEEITSIVSLFTENNEAQFRKFATLIEYQGFGYGTILLNKVIDLIKKEKTAKLWCNARVEKAKFYERFDLQTTDKKFTKGGIDYVIMERVFTYN, from the coding sequence GTGAAAAATACAACTCAAACATTTAAAGAAATTAACGCTTCTGAAACTTTACCTATTCGACACAAAGTTATGTGGCCAAATAAACCTCTGGAATATGTTGAATTACCAAATGACGCAAACGGAAAACATTTTGGTTTGTTTGTAAATGAAGAAATAACATCAATAGTTTCTTTATTTACAGAAAATAATGAAGCTCAATTCAGAAAATTTGCAACATTAATAGAATACCAAGGTTTTGGGTACGGAACAATATTATTGAACAAAGTAATTGACTTAATAAAAAAAGAAAAAACTGCAAAACTATGGTGTAATGCTCGGGTAGAAAAAGCAAAATTCTATGAGAGATTCGACTTACAAACTACAGATAAAAAGTTTACAAAAGGTGGAATTGATTATGTTATAATGGAAAGAGTATTTACTTATAACTAA